The following proteins come from a genomic window of Triticum aestivum cultivar Chinese Spring chromosome 6A, IWGSC CS RefSeq v2.1, whole genome shotgun sequence:
- the LOC123130277 gene encoding uncharacterized protein — MDELSKERQKWRYKAFPYYDDLHAIYDGKTAEGKGCKRTTDQVEEKFSPATDLSRGETFTQQVLNAAGRNSPSPTLPAPGFEDQHYEWSKGIYGDDVEVFLVKRAERMENNSNHFLTEDMNTLPDPPPMKKARTSKGNDEGKPKRGKDTSIEDLVAVRNEELKTYVDVKTKQIESYREMKMVQMEKKILTKILIALPIALSSLRAYQISQQVNI, encoded by the exons ATGGATGAATTGAGCAAAGAACGGCAGAAGTGGAGATACAAAGCTTTCCCTTACTACGATGATTTGCATGCAATTTATGATG GTAAAACAGCGGAGGGGAAGGGTTGTAAGAGGACAACTGATCAGGTTGAAGAGAAGTTCAGTCCGGCTACAGATTTGTCACGAGGGGAAACCTTCACCCAACAGGTTCTAAATGCCGCTGGGCGTAATTCACCTAGTCCAACATTACCTGCTCCAGGCTTTGAAGATCAACATTATGAGTGGAGTAAAGGCATATATGGTGACGATGTTGAAGTATTTCTTGTTAAAAGAGCAGAACGTATGGAAAATAATAGTAATCATTTTCTGACGGAAGACATGAACACACTTCCTGACCCACCACCTATGAAAAAGGCTAGGACTTCTAAAGGCAATGATGAAGGTAAGCCTAAGAGAGGCAAAGACACATCGATTGAAGATCTGGTTGCTGTTAGAAATGAGGAGCTTAAAACTTATGTGGATGTGAAGACGAAGCAAATTGAGAGCTATAGAGAAATGAAAATGGTGCAGATGGAAAAAAAGATCCTGACAAAGATCCTTATTGCATTGCCAATTGCATTGTCAAGCTTAAGAGCATACCAGATCTCTCAGCAAGTGAACATCTGA
- the LOC123130278 gene encoding F-box protein SKIP19, translated as MPSSPPAAAPRSRRYSKRRARTFHVTVFKYTPVPLPERDWAELHPDLISRIFRRLDQAELLLGGVTGVCRSWRRVAREEPALWRRIDLSGGLWYAPGSYPPMFNLETRSMVRKALRLSAGQCEALVCEHVDDDTLLFLAERAHSLKSLHLVVTHISDKGFAKAIKMLPLLEELEITLLSKTYTLKLVEIAARACPLLKHFRLVTGRYYENGNKVAFAVARMRKLRSLHLVGFVLDKEGLTAILNNCHDLKYLNMRDCGSPMDYNLRARFSRITFDDHEYWSDYYNDTHYAYYRPKPTLCDCCDYVPSSKYGDDDYEAYHYNLGDGDGDDVDDADLDKHEKILDIKSMRRYLSR; from the exons ATGCCGTCGTCACCGCCGGCGGCGGCACCACGAAGCCGTCGATATTCCAAGAGAAGAGCACGGACGTTCCACGTCACGGTGTTCAAGTACACGCCCGTGCCGCTGCCGGAGAGGGACTGGGCGGAGCTGCACCCGGACCTGATCTCGCGCATCTTCCGCAGGCTGGACCAGGCCGAGCTCCTGCTCGGCGGCGTGACGGGCGTGTGCCGCTCCTGGCGGCGCGTCGCCCGGGAGGAGCCGGCGCTGTGGCGCCGCATCGACCTGAGCGGCGGCCTGTGGTACGCCCCGGGGTCCTACCCACCCATGTTCAACCTGGAGACGAGGTCCATGGTGCGGAAGGCCCTGCGGCTGAGCGCGGGGCAGTGCGAGGCCCTCGTGTGCGAGCACGTCGACGACGACACACTCCTCTTTCTCGCCGAGCG GGCCCACTCGTTGAAAAGCCTTCATCTCGTTGTGACCCATATCTCTGACAAAGGATTTGCAAAGGCAATCAAGATGTTGCCTCTTCTCGAGGAGCTCGAAATTACGCTGCTTTCAAAAACGTATACATTGAAGCTGGTTGAAATTGCTGCTAGAGCCTGCCCACTATTGAAGCACTTCAGACTTGTCACAGGAAGGTACTACGAAAATGGTAACAAGGTAGCATTTGCGGTTGCCAGGATGCGTAAGCTACGTTCCTTGCATCTTGTCGGTTTTGTCCTCGACAAAGAAGGGCTAACAGCCATCCTTAACAACTGCCATGATCTAAAGTACCTAAACATGCGAGATTGTGGCTCTCCTATGGATTACAACCTACGAGCGAGGTTTTCCCGGATAACCTTTGATGACCATGAGTACTGGAGTGACTATTACAATGACACTCATTATGCGTATTACCGCCCCAAGCCTACTCTATGTGATTGTTGTGATTACGTGCCCTCTTCAAAATACGGCGATGATGACTATGAGGCTTATCACTACAATCTtggcgatggtgatggtgatgacgtTGACGATGCAGATCTCGACAAGcatgagaagatacttgacatcAAGAGCATGCGTAGGTACCTAAGTAGATGA